A DNA window from Microcystis aeruginosa NIES-843 contains the following coding sequences:
- the cutA gene encoding divalent-cation tolerance protein CutA: protein MTERLTGFGVVLVTTTSETEAENLAIALLNERLAACVSIYPIRSIYRWQGQIENEREWQLAIKSDLKQFEQLSAKIQELHTYAVPEIIALPIVAGSQTYLDWLASHTGGVSE from the coding sequence ATGACTGAAAGATTAACCGGTTTTGGAGTGGTGCTGGTGACAACAACCAGCGAAACGGAAGCGGAAAACTTAGCGATCGCCTTACTTAACGAGCGCTTGGCAGCTTGTGTCAGTATTTACCCGATTCGTTCCATTTATCGTTGGCAGGGACAGATTGAAAACGAGCGCGAATGGCAATTAGCGATTAAAAGCGATTTAAAGCAGTTTGAGCAGTTATCGGCGAAGATACAGGAACTTCATACCTATGCCGTCCCAGAAATCATCGCTTTACCGATTGTGGCGGGTTCTCAGACCTATTTAGACTGGTTAGCCTCCCATACAGGTGGGGTGTCGGAATAG
- a CDS encoding Crp/Fnr family transcriptional regulator: MEEKRYPAEKLAEIQKLLDTATLLVGLAPETLDQVTSHAVTRTHPANRAILLENDWGGSVYFILDGWVKIRTYNMDGKEVTLNILGKGEIVGEMAALEESPRSTDAITLTTATISSIPAQDFVNLLQSEPLAGIRLSQLMAKRLRQLNRRLRLREADSLSRVADTLLFLAEGQGEKSCQGTVIPNLPHRELSSISGLARETVTRSLTKLHKKGLIQRQQESLFIPDLVALEKVIT; this comes from the coding sequence ATGGAAGAAAAACGATATCCTGCGGAAAAATTAGCAGAGATTCAAAAATTATTAGATACAGCCACTTTATTGGTCGGTTTGGCCCCTGAAACCCTCGATCAAGTTACTTCTCATGCTGTCACCCGCACTCATCCTGCTAATCGGGCGATTTTATTAGAAAATGATTGGGGGGGTTCGGTTTACTTTATTCTGGATGGTTGGGTGAAAATTCGTACTTACAATATGGATGGCAAAGAAGTCACCTTAAATATCCTCGGTAAAGGGGAAATAGTCGGAGAAATGGCCGCTTTAGAAGAATCTCCCCGCTCCACTGATGCTATCACCTTAACCACGGCCACAATTAGCAGTATTCCCGCTCAAGATTTTGTTAATCTGCTCCAATCGGAACCTTTAGCGGGAATTCGTCTTTCTCAGTTAATGGCCAAGCGTTTGCGTCAACTTAACCGGCGTTTACGTTTACGGGAGGCCGATAGTCTCTCCAGAGTCGCCGATACTTTACTCTTTTTAGCCGAAGGTCAAGGAGAAAAAAGCTGCCAGGGTACAGTAATTCCCAATTTACCTCACCGGGAATTGAGTAGTATTAGTGGCCTGGCCCGGGAAACCGTGACCCGATCCTTGACCAAATTGCACAAAAAAGGACTGATTCAAAGACAGCAGGAATCCCTCTTTATTCCCGATCTGGTCGCTTTAGAAAAAGTGATCACCTAA